From Micromonospora echinospora:
CGGCGCCTGATGGCCGAGGTGGGACACCCGGTGTCCCGCCTGATCCGTACCTCGATCGGTCCGATCAAGCTTGGTGACCTGCGCACCGGGCGGCTGCGGCGGCTCACAAACGCGGAGGTCGCCGCCCTGTTCAAGGCGGTGGGTGACTGACCCGCCGATCGGGGGTACGGCTCCCGGTAGGCTTCGACGCGGTCCGCGGGCCGGCGCGTGCCGTCCGCTGGGACGCCCGCGCGGCGCGGGCATGATTGACGACAGAACCATCCGCTCAACGGCGCCCGGGAATCCGGGCGACCCGCGAGGTACGGGCTGAGGAGGACAACGGTGGAGGAGAACGTACCGGCCGGGCGATGCGTGGTCGCTGTGGACGGGCCGTCCGGTTCGGGGAAGTCCACCGTGTCGCGGCGGCTGGCAGCGGGCCTCGGCGCCCGCTACCTCGACACCGGCGCCATGTACCGGGCGCTGACCTGGGCGGTTCTGCGCTCCGGCGTGGAACTCACCGACGCCGAGTCGGTGGCAAAGGTCGCCGCCGAGGCCGACCTGCGCATCGGCACCGACCCCCAGGGGTACGCCGTGACAGTCGACGGCACCGATGTGTCCACCGCCATCCGCGGCGCCGAGGTGACCGCCGCGGTGTCAGCGGTTGCCGCCGTCGCCGCCGTACGCGAGCTGCTGGTGGACCGGCAGCGGCGGGTGATCGCCGACGCGGGCCGGATCGTGGTCGAAGGCCGGGACATCGGCTCGGTGGTCGCACCGGACGCGGAGCTGAAGGTGTACCTGACCGCCTCCGAGGCGGCGCGCGCGAAGCGGCGCAGCGCCGAGGACGCCGCCGACGTCGCGGCGACCGCCGCGGACCTGGCCCGCCGGGACCGCCTCGACTCGACCCGCAAGGTCAACCCGCTGCAGCAAGCCCCCGACGCGGTGGTGCTGGACACCACCGAGCTGGGCATCGACGAGGTAGTGGCCCGCCTGCGCGAGATGCTCACGGAGCGGGGTGCCGCGTGAGCGCGAGGAGTGAGCGGGTTGCGCGAGCCCCGCAGTCGCGAACGAAGGGCGGCTCGGCATGAGTGACGACGATTTCGGTGGCTGGGTGGAGCTGCGCGAGCCGGAGGTCGACTCCGGTGAGCCGGCCGGCCCGCAGCCCGTGGTGGCAGTGGTCGGCCGCCCCAATGTCGGCAAGTCCACGCTCGTCAACCGCATCATCGGCCGCCGGCAGGCGGTCGTGGAGGACATCCCCGGCGTGACCCGGGACCGTGTGCCCTACGACGCGCAGTGGAA
This genomic window contains:
- the cmk gene encoding (d)CMP kinase encodes the protein MEENVPAGRCVVAVDGPSGSGKSTVSRRLAAGLGARYLDTGAMYRALTWAVLRSGVELTDAESVAKVAAEADLRIGTDPQGYAVTVDGTDVSTAIRGAEVTAAVSAVAAVAAVRELLVDRQRRVIADAGRIVVEGRDIGSVVAPDAELKVYLTASEAARAKRRSAEDAADVAATAADLARRDRLDSTRKVNPLQQAPDAVVLDTTELGIDEVVARLREMLTERGAA